TGGTTGCCATCATATGAAACTTGATAGGTATTTATCTGCGCAAGACCATTACCACTATTTTTTAGAACATACCCGAATCCCTCTGAATTGTAAATTCGTTTTATGGTCAAGAAAGAGTACATGCTTGCCCGTTGCTGGGTTCGCATGATACGTATTTCCTGCACAGAAACTATAAGCGCACATATACTTACAAAAAGTGCCGATAACGCGACCATCATATTTATAGCCGGTTTTCTTATAAGGAACTTGAGCTTTTTCATCTTATATACGAGAATTTATTTCGGATGAACCGCTCACCAGTTTCGATAATTTCTACATGCTTTGTAATCTCCAAAGTCCTTTTGTTAAAATAAATTTCCCTAATCATTCTGGCCTCCCTGTCCTTGTCTTCTCCCATAAATTCCGTTTGAATTATTGTACTTCCATCTTTGGAAGATTCAACTCTTAGAATAGGCTCATTATTGAGCGTGTAAGGATTCTGTGATATTTTCCATTCTTCCCTACTATTGGCATGCGGTTCTTCAGGGTATTCAGTTATTTTGATGAGCTGGCCTTCCTCTATTTGAAAACGTGCATTCGTAGGGATGCTCATTTCGCCATCACCACTATAGCTTTGATAGGTAAGCTGTCCGGTCCACTTATCCCCGAGAAGATCATTGAAGTCATTGATTGTTAATTTTTCCTGTGAAAAAGAGACAAAAGTTGACATATAAAGCGCGGTAATAAGTATTGTTTTCATAAAAATAGATTTTTAGGATATAGGTGATTAATTTTTAGGTTGATTGGATGTTCTATTCAAACACACAATGCCCAATAGACATAGCGAACTGGAAATAATAATTATCAAAATATAGTTCTGCAGACCGCCCAACATATCTATATAGTCCAGTTCCATGACATCCAAATTATCCTTTAAATAAAATCTGGAGAAAAAACCAATTGCGTTTACGCAGAAATGTACTAGAATACATAGCTTTAAATCCTTGAATTTGTAATAGAGCCAACCTGAAAAAATTCCAATTAAAAATGCGGTTACAAATTGCCAAGGATTTAAGTGTACTATACCGAAGAGAAAGCTTGAAAGTAATACTGCTTTTATTGGGGAGATGGTTTTGAGCAATCCCCTCAATATAACTCCGCGAAAGATGTATTCCTCAAAAATAGGGGCTAAGATTACCACCATCAAGAAAGAATATATTCCTGTCTGATGTATTAATTCTGCTATTGCATCTTTTATAGCCTCCGGCATGGGTATAAGGCTGCTTATAGGATTTATAATTCCAAGAAAAAGAATGAGGGAGAGAAGGGTTACTATGGTGGTTACTTTCCAACTCCAAGAACCATCCTTAAAAACCTTCAAATGATTTTTGTTTTTCCTTCTAAAAACAAAAAAAGAATTGCTGCGACCAAACCTACTGAAAGGACGTATTGAAGCAGTAATAAAAATTCCGAGTCAAATCCATAATATTGCTCAATTATTGTTTTCGTGATAACGGTTACTATAATAATGATGGACATTAAGATTGTCAATAGTATGGATTGCCACCAATTGGGAAATGTGTTCACTGAATTCATAAGCTATTTTCAAAATTTTTTCGTAGTTGTGCAATTGCCCTTATCGCATCCTTGTCGTTTTTAAAGTATGCTTTTAGTTGTTCAAAAACCTCGATTCCTTTTGGGTTGGCCAATACGGACACCAATTGTGCATTATAGAACATATCATTTATATTTCCTGTTTTCAATGCATCTTGAAACTGTATGTAGATTTTATCATAAGCCTCGTCAACCTTTCCCAAAGCAACCAAGGTGTGAGCGGCGGCAATTCGATGATCCCAAATGGGTACCCCTAAATTCCAATGGGGGTTATCGGAGTCAGTTAGCGATTGTAATGCCAAACCATAAGCTCTCGGGTCTTCCAGTTCTTTGAATCCATGTAATGCACTGATAAGGCTTTGGTTCTTCCAAGAGGGTTTGCTAGGTAAATTTTTAAGGGCTTCATACGCTCTTGAATCTTTTGTTTTTCCGAGGGCTATAGCCGACATAAAAACAACCCGGTCGCTATAATCTTTCAGTCCGTCCAAATACCTCGGGACATATTTTTTATCCTTGGTCGTTCCGAGGAAGTTAGTTGCCCAAGCCTTTACCCAAGATTTTTCGCGCTTGTTAAGCGTGAGCAACATTTGCTCCGTCTCTTTGTTGAGCTTCAAAGGCTGGCTAACAAACCTTGAACTATACATACTTTGCAATTGCCAAAGGGCAATCAAACGCATACGCCAGTAGTCCTCAGTTAGCGCTGAATTCCTTAGAGCCGCTTCGATATTTAAACGAGTATTTTCATCGACATTTTTGTCCACTGCGGTGGTCGTCAGTTTTTGCATAATCAAACGGCGATGCAATACATCATTGCTCAGGGCAAGCTCAGCCAGAAGTTGGGCGGTGGTTTTTTCGAAAGCAACCTCCTTAATCCAAGTATCCTCAACGTCAAG
This sequence is a window from Maribacter aestuarii. Protein-coding genes within it:
- a CDS encoding CPBP family intramembrane glutamic endopeptidase — its product is MKVFKDGSWSWKVTTIVTLLSLILFLGIINPISSLIPMPEAIKDAIAELIHQTGIYSFLMVVILAPIFEEYIFRGVILRGLLKTISPIKAVLLSSFLFGIVHLNPWQFVTAFLIGIFSGWLYYKFKDLKLCILVHFCVNAIGFFSRFYLKDNLDVMELDYIDMLGGLQNYILIIIISSSLCLLGIVCLNRTSNQPKN